Within Acanthochromis polyacanthus isolate Apoly-LR-REF ecotype Palm Island chromosome 3, KAUST_Apoly_ChrSc, whole genome shotgun sequence, the genomic segment AATTAATACATCCAGAGGAAAACCACTTACAAaaagctggaagcaacaaactaaccTTCAGCTCCTAATGTTTCGTTAAACTCATTACTTTTGAGCCTCGATAATCTGACCCGTTTGCCTCCATCATCCATGAAGCTTTATGGTAAATTCGTTGGGGTTTAACTCAGCATACATGAATGGTGTTCTTGTGATTTGGAGAGGTCTGTGTACATGCTTCAACAACTAAATGCATTTACTCTGTGTCTTAAGCCTTACTCAACCATTCCACTAGCGTGAACAAACCAACACTACAGGGCTCCATCTGATAGGACTAATGTTTGCATGCTGAGTGTGAATGCATGATGTCTGTAAATAATATGATTTTTCTAGCAATGGTAGCATTTCAGAAAGTCATGTATGATTTCTTTAATGCGTATGTAAACTGAGCAATGACGATGGAAATGTTTACGCCGCAAGAATAATCTATACTCGTCTGTAGCTGTCAGACATTTATCAGGTCCCATAGACACTACATTTTATAGTACTGCAAAATCCCCACTTCCTGGACTATTATCTTTGACACTACACATGTACCGTgaatatttgcacatttaaatgaCTCATATTTGTACATCCTGGCACAAATTGTGAAGCGTCTTCTATCAAAAACAGTCACTTTTAATCTTCATGTACTGTATACATTTTCCTTGTTTTaagtaattttcaaaatgtgttcCTCAACTTGCAGTActtgtttttacttttctctCTCACCTTTTTTAGGACTCCGAAAACgaacatggcagagttatgtgacgatcagggtacatttgtctgtttatctgtgtgcAAACATtactaaaaatggacaaatggatttagatgaaattttcggggaaagttagaaatgacacaaaaaccaactgattagatttggcagtgatgcggctttctagtctggatttgttaaagatttctgtattactgcgagatagtggcactgCATcatatgacaacaagtgaacagtaATTCAGCTCCCTGTTGATgatcacgattgcgatcctactacaaatccaacgttgtggacttatcaggacttatctgtcgtaaatcatacaacaactgagcagcctggCAGAGCACTGcgctctccaagtgcttttcttgttgtcatTGTTATGCTAATTGCCAATTAACATGAAACACATGAGGTTTATGGTTTGCAGTATTTGCTCAAAAATCAAAGTGCTCAAcagtaattttacaaatttgacCTGACAATGCTCTGTATCACCAAGGTGATAATCTATTGGAGGGGACGTGGGGTCTGAATTAAATTCGATGACAACCCAACAACAATTCTGGCATATTTCTGTCTGGACCAAAGCTGTGAATTGGTATggcttgggggaaaaaaaaaagtttcacatAACTGAATGACTGTtaagtttgtttacatttgccacACAATGTAAGTAAAGGCTGGGAGTGAAGCCAGAATCAGAATTACAGCGAGCAGTGCACTTAAAAATCCATTAAAGCCGGGTCTTACCTGTAAGAATCTTAGCGTATGTGTTAAGTCTCGCAGTAATACATGTGCAGACATACTAGCAAGTACATCAGTGTGATATTTTGGGCACCTTACGTGTAGTGTGTGACTTTACTCTTTGCCTTAAGACAGGCAGCTTCCTTCAGCTGTTAAACTGAGCAAACACAAACTACAATCCTGCTGATTACCGTCAAACGAGCTGTTAATCAGTGACAGTAAAGAAGACAGTGATAACTTGTTATCTGAAGATGTGACCCACATTAGCCTGATTTGATCACACACTGTGTCttgcattgtattgtattttcagaGCCCCAAAAAGCCCTTAGCTTGCAGTATTACCCAGACTGGTGCGTCAATGTTTTAGTCTGTGTTAAAAGTGGCATTTGTTTAAAAGTGTGAACAGTATGTGAGAATACAGAAAATCCATTTAAAATTGAACAAAAGCACTGGGCCATTGCAGAATATGATATCAGAACCGGCTATCCTTCCCATCTTAAGTCATTAAACATCTTCTTCATCCATCTTTTACACAGAGTTATTGGTTATTATaacaatatttttctgtcaaaaacaaagaaataaaattaaagatttCCTTGTCCTGCACTCTGGAAAATTAAGTCAGCCACACCTCTGATCTGCATTTTGGGTGGCAACactgttttctctcatttttcaaAGCCATTAATGGTGTAAAATTATATTAGCAGAATGTTACTATTTAAAAGTATTAGATACTTGATTGGTTCCTTTACTTTTTCTGAATTATGAAAGGACCTGGGACTCTTAGCTTTGAGAGGAAGATCTCCAAATCAGGGAGAGTCTGAACATAGTGCGTTTTGCATATTTCACCTGAATAATCAAGTTGTAATTGGTATTACACTGAAAAGATCAGTTACAACTCAGAACACACAAAGCTAATTGGACTTGATCCATTAAAAACTTGTGCCTTAAAAACTTTTCACATCCCAAAGCGAAGCCGTTTTAAGCTCAGCTGactgtaaaactacaaaacattaAGAAAACAAACCAGGTTTTCCAATGATAAACAAACACATGTTCTTAAGCTGAACTTAAGTCACAATCATCAAGAATATTTTCTTGcgacaaaagcaacaaaatgtgctGTACAAACTGTGCTTTGTGATGCAACATCTCAGAACAGAACAGCTTGTGTTTTGACATCAACCACAGCCCTGATATAGGAGATAAGCAGATACATTGAAACAGAGGGAATGCTAAAGATAGCAAacagcttctaatattttctgacCACACCATAAAACTAAAGATACTGTAGCTGTCGGTTCAGAGCAAAGTTAGAGCTCCTTAACTTGCTCTGAACCGGCAGCTACAGTATCGTTAGCTGTTAGTTCAGAGCAaagtttccttttgttttttctgaagCTTTACCTTCTTACTGGAATGAACTGATGGTTGGCTCTCAACTTCAACTCTTCAGCTGCTGAGGTCTGTGTTCCACTCTCTAGCTTGACCAGTGTGAGTCCTGAGACCTGTGTGCCTCTACATGCATGAGTCTGTGCGCTTCAGTTCAGAGGGAAGTGTTGTTTGACCCTCCTGCTGCAAGGCAAGGTCACAGGCAAACAGAAACCTGGTTCCCTTCTGCCATCTGCTGTAGTAAGACGAGTTTTCACACCAAAATTTCATACAGGGGAAGtcttgaaaagaagaaaaaataagtgTTTATCATTCCCAGGATCCAactagaaaacactgaaaactgatATGGTTGCTCAAAAACACTGatggaacaagaaatgggttgtTCTGCTATTTTAGTTTGGCAAAATCATTGCTTTGCTTTGTGAAGTGAAAACATTGGGGAAGAAATCTCTCGAAAAACAAGGACTGATTAAAATGGTTATTAAATCAGCATGTCCTACGTGGACTACTAAAAGATGCCCACAGCTCGTGTCTTCTTCAAGGCATTGAGCAAATTTAATGCAGTTAACCAAACAGGAAGCACAGTGTCTATTAATACTCACACAAGAGCTGCACCAAACATCCCAGATTCCACCTCTAAATGAATTCCACTGACTGCAAATCTAGTTAATTTGGTCTGTATGTGACATGTCTTAACGACACAAAAAAGAAcaccagcaacaacaaaaagaaaaagcctcAAATACAAGAAATTCAACATATCACCAAAGTCACAAATACACAGGATATCATACCCTCAGTTTAGAATAACAGTGCCTGTGTTTATCTTCacatattataaaaaaaattatgataaaataaatcacatagCTATTgcaaaaactataaaatcaATTGTCTCATGAAGACTTGAATTTTCACAACTCTGTCTTCAAATTCAAAGTATTTCTAGTTAAAGTAACATTTCAGTCACTTGCACACACAGATCTTTCATCATGTCAATGTCATATATACTGAAAGGCACCATATTGTGCCCCCTTCAGTGAACTAAATAAAATCTTATATGCCCCTGGAATGTGTCTTTCAATTTGTTTTAactcaaaacactgaaaaaatggTTAATTTCCCCTTGACTGTATAACGCTTGGTTTTAGTGATGTTATAAGCGAGCTATTTCAGTAAATGCATCTGAGCTCCTGCTGTTAACGTcgcaggaagaagactctcatTAACTGAGGGAATGGCAACTATAGTGTGTTATGCAGCATGGCCAGGAGTTTTTTAGAGGACATTGGCTGTTGCACCCTCTATTAATGCCAGTGGAAAACCCTATCCGGATAATCTAGATTACTTTTAATTAAGCCCTATTAATACAGAGCATGCATACATTTATCTTTCTTGACTTAAAGCATGTTGCAGACGATGGTAGAACGCTCTCAAAATCAGTGAAATTGTTGCATTATTGTTCCTTCCTTAGCAAAAGAAACTGGTTTAAATGAGCCttggtatgtttgtgtttttattccagCACACGGAAGAACAAACCAGTGGGTGAGGTGCAATAGTTTAATCAGGGAATTTCATGAAGGTGTTACAACagacaatgaaacaaaaatgttcaaagctCCAAAGTAAAGTGCTAAATTTATGACCTGTTGTGGGACTACATAAACACTCTTAAAGAACTGTATCTGTTTTTCCACTGCACAGAAAGAGAGCATTTGAAAGCCATTTGTATTCTGTATAAAGTCAGCTTTGCTGTTTCACTGTTGTTTTATCTCCCAGATGTTTGCTGAAGTCCAGCATATGTTGGTGCAGGAGTGTGCTGACATGTCCTAACTCCTGTCTCCTGATCTTCAGATGGTTCAACAGAGAAACTATCGACTCTAACAGGACACCATCTCTGCATTGACTTTCCTGCGTTTACCAATAAATCCTCCCTCCAGGCCTCCTGTAAACTCTCAAACAAGGCCTTAGTGTCCTGGTTGAACTGCTGGAACTCCTGCTGGTATCGGTCTTTGTGCTGCTTGGCTCTGCTCACCTCTTCTGTCATCTGTCTGATACAGAGATGCATTCTGCTGTTCTCCATGTTGACCTCCTCCAGTTTCACATTGTTGTTATAGATGCTCACCTCCACGGCCGTCAGCTCTGAGGCCTGTTTGTCGAGCATGTCCATGTAGtgctctctcagctcctccagctcGGACTTGAGTTGCTCTTTGGGCTGAAGCAGGATGCTGGTTTTCTCCTTCAGCCGCTTAATCGACATCTCCAGCTCAATCTTTTTCCTATTCAGCTCAAAAGCGTGCGCTTTCAGTTTCTCGTGCCGGTCTTGCGCCTCGTTCCACTCAGTCTCCACTTCCTTCAGCACCTCCTCTTTCCCTTCCACCTCCCTCTGCTTCTCCTCATTCCTCTTTGTGATACTCTCAACCTCTGTGGCAAACTGCTGGATTTCCTGCTCGTGCATGCTCTCTATTTGTCTGTACTCTAACTCAGACTGGTTAATATGGCTCATCAGTAAACCATCATGCGAGCTCTTGGGCTGTCTCAGCTGGAGCGCTGCCTCGTCTCGTTGCAGCTCCTCATATCTCCTCCTGGTGTCGCTGGTATCAGACTTCATTTTTGCCACGTACTCCTCCTGCTTCCTGTTCGCCTCCTCCAGGAGCTGACTGAGCTGGCGCCTCTCCTCCTCTAAATGGCTGatgttcttcttctctgttttcacaTTCTCGCATAGCTCTTCCTGATTCCTCTCAAACAAACGCTTATTGATAGTGTCTGTTTCCAGGAGTTCACCGATCAGCTTTTCCATCTCTTTGATCTCCTTGCTGTGTCTGACAATGGAAGCAATGCgctcctccagctgcagcttGGACCGCTCCAGTTGCTGCAACATACTGAGATACTCAGCCCTCACCTCGGT encodes:
- the ccdc175 gene encoding coiled-coil domain-containing protein 175 translates to MASCLVPDFPAVMAALEHLKELDKQLREEGVPFAPEASLHFTEITAAITELEANRRAAHEHLEVETIENSKLRHQINGIRERMTEEIMTDIAAARASNAEEIETLRKELNAASQLQEETMRRHQELLNQNKALQPEREQVKAEYEAVIATLNDQITLKYSSQIQLDQTRERTEAIKSCIAAVDRDKVALEQSMALEREAFSVKNHNLSGEVDQAGETIKQQNQAIRRRRKELDRLTSKKQESSDHLNEVTVHMAKEESNIRRLTASRCQCEKKLEGEIQKHQELRQQKETLKKELRELGEAFTLAVQHLQEEITTAEGKIEDGRASRLLRQDALVQICEVFKFRHREETEVRAEYLSMLQQLERSKLQLEERIASIVRHSKEIKEMEKLIGELLETDTINKRLFERNQEELCENVKTEKKNISHLEEERRQLSQLLEEANRKQEEYVAKMKSDTSDTRRRYEELQRDEAALQLRQPKSSHDGLLMSHINQSELEYRQIESMHEQEIQQFATEVESITKRNEEKQREVEGKEEVLKEVETEWNEAQDRHEKLKAHAFELNRKKIELEMSIKRLKEKTSILLQPKEQLKSELEELREHYMDMLDKQASELTAVEVSIYNNNVKLEEVNMENSRMHLCIRQMTEEVSRAKQHKDRYQQEFQQFNQDTKALFESLQEAWREDLLVNAGKSMQRWCPVRVDSFSVEPSEDQETGVRTCQHTPAPTYAGLQQTSGR